A window of Rhipicephalus microplus isolate Deutch F79 chromosome X, USDA_Rmic, whole genome shotgun sequence genomic DNA:
ATACCCTTATAAAAACAATGATAAGATAAGAGCTACTCAGAAGTCCTGGCTAGCTGCTACAGGAGCTCCCGACTTCTTTGTCTTGGCGCTGCTAGATTTGGGGAGCAGTTCCGGACGAATTAGGGGAAGTACTCCCCCCTGGGAGATTGTCACGTCAGCTAGCAGTTTGCTGAGTTCTTCATCGTTTCGGATGGCCAGCTGCAGGTGACGTGGCGTGATCCGCAATTTTCTGTTGTCCCGCGCCGCATTCCCCGCTAGTTCCAGAATCTCGGCGGAGAGGTATTCGAGAACACCCGCCAAGTACACAGGAGCGGCGGCGCTCACGCGCTCGGAGTAGTTTCCAGTTCTGAGCATGCGGTGGATGCGGCCCACCGGGAACGTGACGCCAGCTCGGGAAGAGCGGCTCTGCTGCTTGCTACGTCTATGCGCCTTGCCACCCGAGTTGCGATTAGGAGGCATGGTAGTGACGAATGGATGGGCCCGGCTGGCGAAGATCTGCAGGGCAATATACAGAGGGCGTTGCCCGTCGTCAACTGAAGAACGAACAGCTAGGAACACCACAACGCAGAATGAAAGAAGGCCGTAGGAAAATACTCTCACCCTCGTTAACCGAGTTAAGGATCAGTCACGAGGTCTCCATCTGTAACACTAAGTTGCACAATGGCTCTTGGGATGGGGAGGCGGCTGAACAACACTGTACATAGCAAATTCTGTCAATCTTACACCGCCGAGAATGGCAGACGCCTCGGCAATGCGTGAAGCGTATCGTACCAGTAACAAAAATGGTCTGTCATGGACAGTGAATTATTCCTAACGCTAAAAGGTAAACGATTCGCATCTAGCGCACGCTCTAAGGTAAACGTTGAATTGGCAGCATTATTGGGTGCGATATTCATTATAAGGGATACCGAATGTTACAAGGCAGACCGGACATGACCTGCAGGCTACGGGCGCTGCAACAACGCACTGCATATACATCTGCTAACCTAAGTTGCATTTCCGTGAACCGGCTTACCTTTAGGAATACTTTCAGATCAGAAGAGCCGGGAAGCCTCGGCGTGTGTGCAGCCTTGTCGATGGCAGTTAAATGTGGTGGTCAACGCTGGTGGGTGCTGTTTTA
This region includes:
- the LOC119177362 gene encoding histone H2A, with product MPPNRNSGGKAHRRSKQQSRSSRAGVTFPVGRIHRMLRTGNYSERVSAAAPVYLAGVLEYLSAEILELAGNAARDNRKLRITPRHLQLAIRNDEELSKLLADVTISQGGVLPLIRPELLPKSSSAKTKKSGAPVAASQDF